A region of the Candidatus Uhrbacteria bacterium genome:
GGAGATTATGCTTCTTTCGAATAATCGCTTCCGCGTCTTTGTATTTTTTAACAAGCTTGGGCATCCAACCAATCTTCTCCCATGGGAGCTTGTAGGCGAATGCAGGCAGCCATTGGCTCATGCCGGTTTTGCGCGGCTTAAGCGAGAACAGGACTTCATCGATCCAGAAACCAACACTCCCCTTTTCCACCATCGTCAAAAACAAATCCCAGTCCTGGAATTTCTTAAGTGATTCATCAAAGCCCGGAAATGCGTTGCGACGGATGAGGGCGCTTGTATGGATGTAATTCTGTTTTTTGAGTGCCTCGATATTGAAGGGCTGGCCGGTAAAAATCGTACGGCCGAATTTAAATGACGGATAGACAAAATCTACTTCCGTATGTTTTTCCATTGTCTCGACCATTCTTTGTAGCGCATGCGATTTGAGAATAGCATCAGCATCGAGAAAGATGACGAAGTCGCCTTTGGATCGCGCAAAGCCGGCATTACGGGCGGCGGGAGCGCCGAGGTTTTTATTGAACGTTATTAACTGGACTCCAGCGTTCTCTGGAATGACGGGGGCTACGTCTGAACCGTCGTCGACAATGATGACTTCAAAATCTTGTTCCGTCTGTGTTTGGAGGGATGCAAAACAGGCTGTGAGTTCGTCACCGTGATTGTAGACCGGGATGATGACGGAAATTTTTGGCATATTACTCATCGAGCCCCTCCAGGATCTGACGGAAACGCTGGGCGCGGTCTTCCCAACGGAAGTCGCGTTCTGCGCGGAGTTTTCCGGCGTCTCCGAATTGTCGGCCGATGTCAGGTCGATCGTACAACGCTTTCACAGCTTCTGCGATCTCGCGCGGATTGTGCGGATCAACAAGCAAACCGGTGACGCCGTCGACAACCGCCTCTGGCGTTCCCCCGCTCTTTCCGGCGATGACAGGTAATCCGGCGAGCGCTGCTTCCAAGAATACGATACCAAAACCTTCTACATCGGCCGGTTCTTCACGAACAGGAAGGATGAAGACATCGGCGGCGGCGTACCAGAGATTGCGCTCGAGATCGGTAGCGGCGGTGAGGAGGCGGACACGATCGCGGAAACGCCAAGACAAGGTTTCAATACGGCCGCGATCCGGACCATCGCCGATAATGACGAGACTGATTTCTTTTGGCAGAAAACCCATGGTCTCAACCAAACGATCCAAGCCTTTGCGTTGGACATGGCGCGAGACAGCAAGAAGAACAAACGCATTTTCCGGAAGTCCGATGACACGACGTGCGTCACTACGCGTCGGAAGCGTGAATGGCTCGGCGCCTGGCGTAACAACCTTGGGATAGATGGTCGGCTCAAAGGCATTAATTTCTGCGGCGATGGCACGCGAGTTGGCGATGACATTGGTTGCACCGCGCAGAATCTGGCGAGCAAGCCACGTTTTGCGACTATTACTTTGCGCGAGGCGGAGATCAAGACCGTGAACGATGATCGAGTACGGAAGACCGCCTAGTTTATTGGCGATCCAGGCAGCCGTACCAACCGGCAAAAGATGACTGATGAGCAATTGCGAGTATCCGGCTTTTCCGAGGCGGCGCATGAAGCCGATCATCGGACGCCAGGAGAATGGTCCGCGGGCCAACAATCGCACATGCTCAACGTGACCCGGACCTTCTGATGGGTGGCCTTGATTTACAAAGACGTCGATCAGGCCTTCCGAGCCCGCGACGAGATTCCCGAGATACCGCGCAACTCCACCGCGCTCTGGCGGATAATCGAGCGTTACGAGCGCAACCTTGATACTAGGGTTTGTCATGGAATTCTTCATCCTCCGTCGGCGGAGGCGAGATGCGGCGTCGGAGCCAGATGTAAGCCGTCTGTACATCATTCACGAGCAGCAGACGGAATAAGAATAAAGAGACGAGCGAGATCGCGCCGGCGAATAGGATCGCGAATATTGGCGTCATCACCGGCGTTAAGAAATAGACGGCGAGCCAAGTAAGTCCTGCGGCGCCTAGACCTTGTGCGAGCAGCTTGGATAACCAAGGCGAGTCGATGTCTGAGCGGGCAAACCACCAGCCGAGCGCAAAGAGTATCACAAAACTCACAACTCCGGCCCAGGCAGCACCAGCGGGCCCCATCGACGGAATAAGCAAAGCGTTGGCGACAACGTTCACGATCATCGTCACTCCCATCGCGAATGTTTTTTGCGCGGCGCGATGTGTTGCATTCAAAAGCGAGCCGATCGGGAAATCGAGGAAAATAGGAATCAACACCCAAGGCAAAACCATGAGCGGCGCGATGGAGCCTTCAAATTGTTTTCCGTAGAGTATCGGAACAATAATGTAAGCAAGAGACGACAAGAGCGCCGATAACGGAACAGCCGCGATCATCATCAAGCGAAGCGAGCCCTTGAGCAGGCTTGGCAAGGCGGCGCGATCATTTTGCGCCGCGTTACTCATGCCCGGATAGAGGGCTGCGACGAATGCCAGCGGGAGAAACTGGAGCGCGTATGTTAATTTGTACGCAACGGCATACTCCCCTACATCGACAGAACCATGCAGGCGCTGAAGCATGATGGAATCGACGTAAGAATAAATTTTTACGAAAATTCCGGCGAGACCAAAAGGAATTGCTGCCTGCAAAAGTTTTTGAAGCGGAGCAGAACCAGATTGCGGATAGAGTCCGAGCTTGAGTGCGCGTGAAATACTCCAACCGACATGCCAGGTACTGCCGACCATGAGTGAGAACACTAGGCCGAGAACGCCGTAGCCAAGATACGCGGCGCTAATACCAATGATCGCCGTCAGAATTTGGCCGACGAACATCCCCGCGGCTTCATAACGAAGCTCGCGCTTGCCGCGAATAGCTCCGTACCAAATCAGGTGGACGGAATCAGCGCTCATGACGTAACAAGCCATCGCCACAGCGAGGAATGTTGTTCCGGTGATGCCGGTGAAAAAAGCGTAGGCAAGCGTTGCGACGACGGTGACCGGGATCAACAATAATTTAAGTCGCAGCGCTTGGCCTAAGACATGGCGTCCGCGCGATTCGTCAGCAGCCATTTCTCGGATGACAACGGGGGTCAAACCGAGGTCTTGGAAGACAACGAAGATCGAGGTGATGGAAACGGCAAAGAAATAGACGCCCGTGATCTCCACGCCGACGAGGCGAGCGATAATCGTGAAGGCGATGAAGGAGACGGCTTTTTGAGCCGTATTGGCGATCACGAGCCAAGCCGCATTTTCAGCGATTTTTTTGGCGTGGGACATGGCGATATCCTACACAATTCTTGACAATTTAGCCAAATTCTGGTATTTTAATGCGTCGCTCTTTTCTGGGGCGATA
Encoded here:
- a CDS encoding glycosyltransferase family 2 protein, which translates into the protein MPKISVIIPVYNHGDELTACFASLQTQTEQDFEVIIVDDGSDVAPVIPENAGVQLITFNKNLGAPAARNAGFARSKGDFVIFLDADAILKSHALQRMVETMEKHTEVDFVYPSFKFGRTIFTGQPFNIEALKKQNYIHTSALIRRNAFPGFDESLKKFQDWDLFLTMVEKGSVGFWIDEVLFSLKPRKTGMSQWLPAFAYKLPWEKIGWMPKLVKKYKDAEAIIRKKHNLHQLDSRLRGNGILKLAGLVLLVEALSIPAAWNPDLNSASPSPLVSRC
- a CDS encoding glycosyltransferase family 4 protein; this encodes MTNPSIKVALVTLDYPPERGGVARYLGNLVAGSEGLIDVFVNQGHPSEGPGHVEHVRLLARGPFSWRPMIGFMRRLGKAGYSQLLISHLLPVGTAAWIANKLGGLPYSIIVHGLDLRLAQSNSRKTWLARQILRGATNVIANSRAIAAEINAFEPTIYPKVVTPGAEPFTLPTRSDARRVIGLPENAFVLLAVSRHVQRKGLDRLVETMGFLPKEISLVIIGDGPDRGRIETLSWRFRDRVRLLTAATDLERNLWYAAADVFILPVREEPADVEGFGIVFLEAALAGLPVIAGKSGGTPEAVVDGVTGLLVDPHNPREIAEAVKALYDRPDIGRQFGDAGKLRAERDFRWEDRAQRFRQILEGLDE
- a CDS encoding flippase, with amino-acid sequence MSHAKKIAENAAWLVIANTAQKAVSFIAFTIIARLVGVEITGVYFFAVSITSIFVVFQDLGLTPVVIREMAADESRGRHVLGQALRLKLLLIPVTVVATLAYAFFTGITGTTFLAVAMACYVMSADSVHLIWYGAIRGKRELRYEAAGMFVGQILTAIIGISAAYLGYGVLGLVFSLMVGSTWHVGWSISRALKLGLYPQSGSAPLQKLLQAAIPFGLAGIFVKIYSYVDSIMLQRLHGSVDVGEYAVAYKLTYALQFLPLAFVAALYPGMSNAAQNDRAALPSLLKGSLRLMMIAAVPLSALLSSLAYIIVPILYGKQFEGSIAPLMVLPWVLIPIFLDFPIGSLLNATHRAAQKTFAMGVTMIVNVVANALLIPSMGPAGAAWAGVVSFVILFALGWWFARSDIDSPWLSKLLAQGLGAAGLTWLAVYFLTPVMTPIFAILFAGAISLVSLFLFRLLLVNDVQTAYIWLRRRISPPPTEDEEFHDKP